Part of the Mercenaria mercenaria strain notata chromosome 8, MADL_Memer_1, whole genome shotgun sequence genome is shown below.
GTAACATATACTggatttctgaaaatatttcctCCTCTGACTGTTGTCAGTATAGTACCATTGGTATCAAGAATTAGGAGTTTTGCAGGATATTGAAATGACACAACAAATTTCCCCTGACAGCAACTGAAACCATAACATTCTCCATCAACCTTCAGAGTTTGTTTCTTCTCGAGTTTGTTTGAGGAGACTGATATAAACTGAATACTTTGTTTGTCAGGAAGTGTGACAGCAAGTTCTGTACTGGTAACTGAGGTGACCTTACTAACTACAGTATCTAGTTGTAACTGATCAGTAACAGATTTATTGCGGGTATTCACCATTTTTACAGCCTCGTTGTTCCTGTCAGTGATGATAAGTAGATCAGGAGTAAGGAGAGTCATTCCTGTTATATAGCATGTGTCTTTATCTTTTGATGTCTTTACACAGATTTTACCCTGATGGGAAGTTTGTCTGGTTTTTATATCAACAGCTGTAGGAGGATTTGATTGTTTTAGTGATTTCTCTGTAAATGTACCCAGTGACCTCTCCTTGCCAAGAAGGGTTGATATTGCTTTACTTGGTCTAAAGTTGTACTCTTTGACACCATATACTGATAGGTGGTGCACACGTTTTTCATAATCTTTGGCCATTTGCTCAGCTAATTTCAGCTCCATGAAAAGTTTGTCTGCTTGTTTGGTTGTGTTGAGATGTTTAATGGCATCAGATGATGTCTTCAGAGACTTGGTTACATCATCGCAAGTTGTTTCTACTGTCTTCAGGTTCTTGTTGTTTTCTTGTTGGATTGTCTTTGCTGCATCTTCAGCTTGTCTTTCTAGTTCATTTAGTCTTTGATTTATTTCAGTCCGAAACTTCTTTATATCAGCCAATACATCTGTCAAAGAACTGTTGGACTTTGCAGTAATTTTCTTTACATCTTCTGATTTCTTGTGACATTGCTCAGTGATGGTATCCATACCTTTTAAGATAACTTGATGCTCTTTGCTATTTATGACCTGAGCAGAAATATCGGGGATATAGTTGACTTTGCAAGATGTACGTGTGTGTTCAAGAGTAACACATACACTGCAGAGTAAAGCTTCATGGTTCTGACAGTAGAACTTGATCATTTCTTTCATGTGTTTATCACAAGGTTTGGTAAGATTGTCAGGCTGGCTTGGATGAACAGAGGTCGAAGAAATGGTCTGTGGCATGTTGTTTTTATCTAGAAGAGTATGATGCCTTGAAAGGGTATGTCTCTTGTGAAACGTAAAGCAAGTCTGGCACAAGTGCTCCCTGCAGTCAACACAATAGCCATGGGCAGGGAGTCTAGGACCGTCATGGTCACAAGGCTGGCAATACACTTTAATGTCTTCATCAGACCCCATagttgatgatgatgaaaatctttcaggCATCTTTCTTCCTGGTACAGCCATGTCTaaactgaaatgtaaaataatgttccaaataaattttcattgtaaatcaTTCTCCATACTACTactaatttatcattttttgtaagtaTTATATATCGAGAAAGATAAGCATTTTCGCTGGTATGACCTTCTAAATTCCTAAGCTGTTGGTAGTAATTGGTAAACAGAAACTAGATGCCcgcgggcaacatgtcgagcccgtcatctgtcaaaaggactgggagttgcacacaaCACTCTGtttcattgaggcaaacatttatgccaaacaaaaaaagattgcaaaaagttacaatatataagttatttgcagtaacaacaaaaggaagtaaatgttaaaaattccaagtccacacaaaaatccttaccagtcgagatatgtcaaaatacacatcaaaactggatgtaacgtgcatgttgtactacagaactgtggtcttgatttttccctacgaccagttaTGACAaagtgacactccgtctcatgatggtgaacaatcgtgccaagttacatcaaaatccctatatcgagggttcaacgcaataagggcgtatctacatatagttattataggtagatacgcccttattgtgttgaaccctcgatatgcatgaaaataaaatagtccggacaatgtcattcttgtatctgacctttgacctctaagtgtgaccttgaccttagacctaaggacctggttcttgcgcaagacattccgtctcatggtgatgaacatttgtgtcaagttacatcaaaatccctccgtgcatgaagaagaaatgctccggacaaagttgtcattcttgtatcatttgacccctaaatgtgaccttgaccttagacctagggacctgattcttgcgcaagacactccgtctcatgatggtgaacaattgtgccaagttacatcaaaatccctccatgcatgaagaagaaatgctccggacaaagtcattactgaatttgacctttgagataggaagctggggtttgcgcatgacactctgtctcactgaggtttacattcatgccaaatataaaaaagattgctccatgcatgccAAAgctatggtccggacaaacaaatccggacggacgcacgaacggacggacgcacgcaagcacgcacatacaccgaacagccatttggacaacaaTGTCTTTGCTTCCACAAGCGGGCCCGACAAAAGTGGAGTTTTCTCTATATAGGACGCACAAAGCTTGCAAACTAAGGTTAAGCATTCTTACAACAAAAGTAAAAAGATCATTGATAATACCTGTGGTGTTAGTTAATACCGAAGTCTAGGATTTTAAGTTTGTAATCATTGTCCTAAAGTCAGCATATGACATTAGGTCGGTCTATATTTATGGATTCAATAGGTCATATATACACCCGGACGTATCATGTGATGGCGTGTGCGTCTGTCCGTCGTAATAAGTGTCCGGAGCATGGAaggtattgattttaaacttaaCATATACGTAGATGCAATGTGgcaatgtgcagagcacttgaaccggctatgtaggtcaaaggtaaagatcACAGATTgtgctaaaaggtcaaaactggcCATCATATTTCGTCATCAGAGCATaactacactcaacaaaattcctaattggtcagtttatattgtatcactattttgttaataatgcatgtattcacacgaaatttcacataccaacATTTGAATAGATACTGCatctaattattgatttattttggcCGACACACGGCCAGCGTGACGCATTAGgtgttttgaccaatattgcatatctTGCatgtgcagggcatgtgcaccaatatgcacttgtaagtggacacttttggcattactgacgaaagtcctactagaaaaacacatatcatggtgaaactGACACAAGaacaacgcgcccgggctgtcggaattttacaacaaaactcaaaatcagtcacttcaatgaattgtccttgggttaaattttgtcaaaagagcgcggatggtagataaccaacgattaaaggttcttgtaaacggaaataaggttaaaatggaaataaccatcaaagtaacagctacaaacaaaatatatcaaaattcttttgaaattgcaaaaataattacaaacgtgtcttaaatgtgtcccggctagcaacattccgacagctctatcgcgttgctcttgtgtcaatttcacctgatatgtgtttttctagtaggacttttctcagtaatgccaaaagtgtaaacgaacacgtgcatgttggtgcacatgtcctgcacgtgcaaaatatgtaatatcagtcaaaacgcctaatgcagttactttggctgtgagtcgccaaaaaaataaaagaaataattacctGCAGTAACTATTCAAATGTCGATATGTGAAATTTCgcgtgaatacatgcattattaacaaaatagtaatacaatataatctgaccaattaggaattttgttgagtgtaaataaccatgtaaggtattgacttcaaactttgtttgtaggtagatggtgatgagacaatgtgcagaacacatAAACCAttctataggtcaaaggtcaaggtcacaaactttttatgcgttttatgctttacacatggtcagtgatgttagaaatcaacttattgatgctgtctaaagacataacccccttatttgtattcatttttacacgaaaataatttgcaaaaagTCCCAcaaagcacacacacacaaaaaatcacCGGCCTACCTCTCctatttttagcatgttaacagaaacaaacatttcttttacGCCTAATGAATCGTTTAGAACAATTCTTGCTGTAAAATCATGCACGAGTTCTATGCAATGTCATTTGGGGTCAAGTACTAGGTCAAgtaacagcaaaaaaaaatcttCGTTAGCGCTCAAGAGACCTCATCTCCTTGAAACTTTGTCATAATAGTTGTATTTACTAAaactgggtcattaggtcaataaaAGAAAACTTGGATttcatattttctacctgatttacataatgTGGTCAAGAAAtttgaattataaatgttttaactaaattaCATACCAAAAGAGAACTTCCTATGTCTTGTTTTAAAGTTTACAATCCTCCTTGATGATCTATTTGATGTTTGTCATAAATATTTTGCCATCTGTTGGTGTTAATCTTATCGGTTTAACTTCCTTGTCATATGACTGTGATAAAACtagtttaagaaattattttacgaaatatttaaGATTAGTTCTCTAACTGATCTGTATCTATATAGGGGTttattatcagtttcttttatcCTTAAAGGAATCAACAGCTTCCTGTTTTGCTTACCTTTTTACTGTCACGAGTGTTCTTTTTTAGTATCGTACAAATATGGCCATTATgaattaattgctagattattaacaaaaaattcctttaaaaaaaagacaGGTATCGttgatcaattttttttatttgtgataaTTGTATTctgtataaaaagtataaaatgacTAGCtaaattatacaaaacaaaacatgaagtACAGTTTATGTCATTGAGATgatataacaacaaaatattgattgatgaaatgaaataactTAAAGCCCTGCTTAACCTAAATCACTTATGTTTAACTGA
Proteins encoded:
- the LOC123566449 gene encoding uncharacterized protein LOC123566449, which produces MAVPGRKMPERFSSSSTMGSDEDIKVYCQPCDHDGPRLPAHGYCVDCREHLCQTCFTFHKRHTLSRHHTLLDKNNMPQTISSTSVHPSQPDNLTKPCDKHMKEMIKFYCQNHEALLCSVCVTLEHTRTSCKVNYIPDISAQVINSKEHQVILKGMDTITEQCHKKSEDVKKITAKSNSSLTDVLADIKKFRTEINQRLNELERQAEDAAKTIQQENNKNLKTVETTCDDVTKSLKTSSDAIKHLNTTKQADKLFMELKLAEQMAKDYEKRVHHLSVYGVKEYNFRPSKAISTLLGKERSLGTFTEKSLKQSNPPTAVDIKTRQTSHQGKICVKTSKDKDTCYITGMTLLTPDLLIITDRNNEAVKMVNTRNKSVTDQLQLDTVVSKVTSVTSTELAVTLPDKQSIQFISVSSNKLEKKQTLKVDGECYGFSCCQGKFVVSFQYPAKLLILDTNGTILTTVRGGNIFRNPVYVTTNTNSIYVSDRNMVTITRLNWQGEVTGSYDGTSEPRGITLSDDGTVFVCDWERNVIEEIAGDCSTGKVVLKDLSSPCSVCWCAETSKLYFSCCTREDKHDNFLQVFKLS